From Homalodisca vitripennis isolate AUS2020 chromosome 1, UT_GWSS_2.1, whole genome shotgun sequence, the proteins below share one genomic window:
- the LOC124373513 gene encoding ferritin subunit, translated as MKHIFVFTLLFIISAIYADELHCKLPDAKVPTEWKTMVSDCTRKMRDQVNTELQAAMTYLAMGSHFLQDTVNRPGFAKFFLESASEERQHALKLMEYLLMRGELTTHIEFDKLIDNPRPLATSWSNGVDALKAALDLETKVTSKIRDIITTCEEPSNKYNDYHLVDWLTADFLDEQYKGQRDLAGKISTLSKMMREHGVLGEFLYDKTLL; from the exons ATGAAACACATCTTTGTTTTTACTCTTTTGTTCATCATCTCTGCAATTTATGCAGACGAGCTTCATT GCAAGCTGCCTGATGCTAAGGTGCCCACTGAATGGAAGACGATGGTGTCAGACTGCACGAGGAAAATGAGAGACCAAGTGAACACTGAACTGCAAGCAGCCATGACCTACTTGGCCATG GGCTCCCATTTTTTGCAAGACACCGTGAACCGACCTGGTTTTGCCAAATTTTTCCTGGAAAGTGCCAGTGAAGAGAGACAGCATGCCCTGAAACTCATGGAGTACCTGCTCATGAGAGGAGAGCTCACCACCCACATTGAATTCGATAAGCTTATTGACAATCCG AGACCCTTGGCTACCTCCTGGTCCAATGGTGTGGATGCTCTGAAGGCTGCCCTAGACCTGGAGACCAAGGTCACTAGTAAGATCAGAGATATCATCACCACGTGTGAAGAGCCATCCAACAAGTACAACGATTACCAC CTTGTTGACTGGCTGACTGCCGACTTCCTGGATGAGCAGTACAAGGGCCAACGGGACCTGGCAGGCAAGATCTCCACTCTCAGCAAGATGATGAGGGAACATGGAGTCCTTGGAGAGTTCCTCTATGACAAGACTTTGCTCTGA